A window of Kineococcus sp. NBC_00420 genomic DNA:
GGTCCAGGACGCCTGCAAGACGTACCCGACCCGCGAGGGTGTCGTCCACGCCCTCGACCACGTCGCCCTGCAGGTGCCGCGGGGACGCTTCGTCAGCGTCATCGGCCCCTCCGGCTGCGGGAAGTCGACGCTGCTGCGGATGATCGCCGGCCTCGAGCAGCCCGACGGCGGGTCGGTCCGGATCTGCGGGCGCAGCGCCGCCGAGGCGGGGGCGGACAAGATGATCGGTTTCGTCCCGCAGGTCCCCGCGCTGCTGCCGTGGCTCGACGTCCTCGGCAACGTCCAGGTCCTGGACAAGGTGAACCGCGCGGGCACGGCACGCCGTCGCCGCAGCACGCCCAGCACTCCCGGTGCGCCCGGACTGGCCTCCGACCCGGTGGCCCTGCTCACCCGCCTCGGCCTCGGTGACGTCCTGCACCGCAAACCCCGCGCGCTCTCGGGGGGCATGCAGCAGCGGACGGCCATCGCCCGCGCCTTCGCCCTCCAGCCCGACGTCCTGCTCATGGACGAACCGTTCTCGGCCCTCGACGAGTTCACCCGCGAGGCCGCCCAGCTGCAACTGCTCGACGTGTGGCAGGAACTGCGGACGACGGTCGTCTTCGTCACCCACTCCATCGCCGAAGCCGTCCTGCTCTCCGACACCGTCGTCGTGATGGCCGCCCGGCCGGGGCGCATCGCGGGCGTCGTCGAGATCGGGCTGGACCGGCCCCGCCACCACGGGTTGCTGGACTCCGCGGGCATGCACGAGCACGAGCACCGGATCCGCCAGGTCCTCGAGACCGCGTGGAACCCCCTCGACCCCTCGCAGGACGTCGCGTGAGGATCCTGCACCCCCGGTTCTGGCTCCCGACGGTGCTGGCGCTGGTCGTCGTCGCGCTGCTCTGGAGCTGGGTCGCGCAGGACAACCCCTACGTCCTGCCGACGTTGTCGAGCGTGGGTCAGCAGTTCCGCGAGGACCCGAACCTCTACCTGAGCAACGCGGGAACGACGTTGCAGGAGGCCCTGGTCGGCCTGGTGTTCGGCACCGTCGGGGCGGTCGTGCTCGCCGTGCTGGTGGCCGAGTCGCGGATCCTCTGGCGGGCGTCGATGCCGTTGGCGGTGATCCTCAGCGTCACCCCCGTCGTCGCGATCGCCCCGGCGCTCGTCGTCGCGTTCGGGTTCGGCATGACC
This region includes:
- a CDS encoding ABC transporter ATP-binding protein, which produces MFCEQPSEASATAELPPFVEVQDACKTYPTREGVVHALDHVALQVPRGRFVSVIGPSGCGKSTLLRMIAGLEQPDGGSVRICGRSAAEAGADKMIGFVPQVPALLPWLDVLGNVQVLDKVNRAGTARRRRSTPSTPGAPGLASDPVALLTRLGLGDVLHRKPRALSGGMQQRTAIARAFALQPDVLLMDEPFSALDEFTREAAQLQLLDVWQELRTTVVFVTHSIAEAVLLSDTVVVMAARPGRIAGVVEIGLDRPRHHGLLDSAGMHEHEHRIRQVLETAWNPLDPSQDVA